Proteins found in one Limnohabitans sp. TEGF004 genomic segment:
- a CDS encoding SulP family inorganic anion transporter, whose product MHSAKRLFPFLSWPKPTPQLLKSEAFAGLSVGLMVIPQGVAYAALAGMPLITGIYASLLPALVAVLFSASPRLSVGPTALTSILIAASLSGMAAPGSAEWVNLTVWLSLMTGLLQVVLGFARFGWLLNLVSSPVLMAFTQGAGVLIISSQIPAMLGFTNGWSTLATGAGIDWASLVFGVVTLVLLLLARRWRPTFPTVLVVVLGAAGASWALGLEASGTAVVGALPQGLPALFVPSVIEWEMFKQLVLPTLVITLVSFLETASSAKVDNDRSGKRWDQDQDLIGQGLAKVASGLCGAFPTSSSFSRSALNLYAGAQSAWATIFSVAVILVILLCFTSVLQPVPQSVLAAIVVAAVLGLIKPHAFVQLYKIDRVEAATAVVTFVITLLSAPRLYWGVLAGVVMGLSHFLHTRLHPRIIEVGLHPDGSLRDRHLWKLPPLANHLYALRMDAELDFAAASTLERAVMEHLGQHPNVRHVCLFALPINRIDATGVESLAKLEAMLRERGISLHISGMKLPVETVLRRAGCLQAHAGLHMYRTDAEAIQQLRQLEALPADMGWCI is encoded by the coding sequence ATGCACTCTGCAAAGCGTCTCTTCCCGTTCCTAAGCTGGCCTAAGCCCACCCCTCAACTGCTCAAGAGCGAGGCCTTCGCGGGCCTGAGCGTGGGCCTGATGGTCATTCCGCAAGGTGTGGCTTATGCAGCGTTGGCGGGCATGCCACTCATCACCGGCATTTATGCGTCGCTGCTGCCTGCGTTGGTGGCGGTGCTGTTCAGTGCTTCGCCACGTTTGTCGGTGGGGCCCACGGCGCTCACGTCTATCTTGATTGCGGCCTCGCTCAGCGGGATGGCTGCGCCTGGAAGTGCCGAGTGGGTCAACCTCACCGTGTGGCTGTCGCTCATGACGGGCTTGTTGCAAGTGGTGTTGGGCTTTGCGCGTTTTGGCTGGTTGCTCAACTTGGTCAGCTCGCCGGTGTTGATGGCGTTCACTCAGGGCGCGGGCGTGCTCATCATCTCGTCGCAAATTCCGGCGATGTTGGGTTTTACAAATGGCTGGTCCACGTTGGCCACAGGCGCGGGCATTGACTGGGCCAGCTTGGTGTTTGGCGTGGTCACCTTGGTGTTGCTGCTGTTGGCGCGGCGCTGGCGGCCCACTTTCCCCACCGTGTTGGTGGTGGTGCTGGGTGCAGCGGGCGCTAGCTGGGCGCTGGGGCTAGAGGCCTCGGGCACAGCGGTGGTGGGCGCGTTGCCGCAGGGCTTGCCTGCGTTGTTTGTGCCCAGCGTCATTGAGTGGGAAATGTTCAAACAGTTGGTGCTGCCTACGTTGGTGATTACGCTGGTGAGCTTTTTAGAAACCGCATCCAGCGCCAAAGTAGACAACGACCGCAGCGGCAAACGCTGGGACCAAGACCAAGACTTGATTGGCCAAGGCTTGGCCAAAGTGGCATCGGGTCTGTGTGGCGCGTTTCCCACCAGCTCGTCATTCAGCCGCTCGGCGCTTAACTTGTATGCAGGCGCGCAGTCGGCATGGGCCACCATCTTTTCGGTGGCAGTGATTTTGGTCATCCTCTTGTGCTTCACCTCGGTGTTGCAGCCTGTGCCGCAGTCGGTGTTGGCGGCCATCGTGGTGGCTGCCGTGCTGGGCCTGATCAAGCCACACGCGTTTGTGCAGCTTTACAAAATTGACCGCGTCGAAGCCGCCACGGCGGTGGTGACGTTTGTGATTACCCTGCTCTCGGCCCCGCGTTTGTATTGGGGCGTGTTGGCCGGTGTGGTGATGGGCCTGAGTCACTTTTTACACACGCGCTTGCACCCGCGCATCATTGAAGTGGGCCTGCACCCCGACGGCAGCCTGCGCGACCGCCACCTGTGGAAACTGCCGCCCTTGGCGAACCACCTTTACGCCCTGCGCATGGACGCCGAGCTGGACTTTGCCGCCGCTAGCACCCTAGAGCGTGCGGTGATGGAGCACCTGGGCCAGCACCCCAACGTGCGCCATGTGTGCCTGTTTGCACTGCCCATCAACCGCATCGACGCCACCGGCGTGGAAAGCCTCGCCAAGCTAGAAGCCATGCTGCGCGAGCGCGGCATCAGCCTGCACATCAGCGGCATGAAGCTACCCGTAGAAACCGTGCTGCGCCGCGCAGGCTGCCTGCAAGCGCATGCGGGGCTGCACATGTATCGCACG